One Ethanoligenens harbinense YUAN-3 genomic window carries:
- a CDS encoding ATP-binding protein produces MNIKEAKQQIQNAVRAYLTKDAFGDYCISAEKQRPILLIGAPGIGKTAVMEQVAREMGINLVAYSMTHHTRQSAVGLPFIEHRTYDGTEYTVSEYTMSEIIASVYETAEKSGIREGLLFLDEINCVSETLAPAMLQFLQYKVFGRHRIPDGWVVVAAGNPPEYNNSVREFDVATLDRLKKVIVEPDYTVWKEYAYQSGVHGAVLSYLDIKKDHFYAVQSTVEGKSFVTARGWEDLSQMMTLYERLGIPVDEALTAQYIQHPDIARDFAVYYELYKKYKQEYGVETILKGKAEEALARTAGEARFDEKLSLIGMLVDAVSGDIRRCLRTEDVVTAVYGVLKTVKPALTETPERYAEVFEQCIAEQRQAVETARRANTLLREKKQVAGAVVDALEDLRDAVARAGCGTDCFGVVRAGFEERARGLKTQSETVRGRLDALFAFAEQAYGEGQEMLILVTNLTLSPDAARFIATYGCERYYAHNKEALLFERQNDILLKMQKLREEFHTPENEETL; encoded by the coding sequence ATGAACATCAAAGAAGCGAAACAGCAGATTCAGAATGCCGTGCGGGCATACCTCACCAAAGACGCGTTCGGCGATTACTGCATCAGCGCCGAAAAACAGCGGCCCATTCTGCTCATCGGCGCGCCGGGCATCGGCAAGACCGCCGTCATGGAGCAGGTCGCCCGCGAGATGGGCATCAATCTGGTCGCCTATTCCATGACGCACCACACCAGGCAGAGCGCAGTCGGGCTGCCGTTCATCGAGCACAGGACGTACGACGGCACGGAATATACCGTCTCCGAATATACCATGAGTGAAATCATTGCCTCCGTATACGAAACGGCGGAAAAATCCGGCATCCGCGAGGGTCTGCTGTTTCTCGACGAGATCAACTGCGTTTCGGAAACGCTCGCACCCGCCATGCTGCAATTTTTGCAATATAAAGTATTCGGGCGGCACCGCATTCCCGACGGCTGGGTGGTGGTGGCGGCCGGTAATCCGCCGGAATACAACAATTCGGTGCGGGAATTCGACGTGGCCACCCTCGACCGGCTGAAGAAAGTAATCGTCGAACCGGATTATACCGTTTGGAAAGAGTACGCCTATCAGAGCGGGGTGCATGGCGCCGTCCTCAGCTATCTGGATATTAAGAAAGACCATTTTTATGCCGTTCAGTCTACGGTGGAGGGTAAAAGCTTCGTTACCGCGCGCGGCTGGGAAGACCTTTCCCAGATGATGACGTTGTATGAGCGGCTGGGCATTCCGGTGGATGAGGCGCTCACCGCGCAGTATATCCAACACCCCGACATCGCGCGGGATTTCGCAGTCTATTACGAGCTGTATAAAAAATACAAGCAGGAGTATGGGGTTGAAACCATACTCAAAGGCAAGGCGGAGGAAGCGTTGGCGCGCACGGCGGGAGAAGCGCGGTTTGATGAAAAACTTTCGCTTATCGGCATGCTGGTGGACGCGGTAAGTGGCGACATCCGCCGCTGCCTGCGCACCGAGGATGTGGTAACGGCGGTATACGGCGTTCTGAAAACGGTCAAGCCCGCGCTCACCGAGACCCCGGAGCGGTATGCGGAGGTTTTTGAACAATGCATTGCGGAGCAGCGGCAGGCGGTCGAGACAGCCCGCCGGGCCAACACACTTTTGCGTGAGAAAAAGCAGGTGGCCGGTGCCGTGGTTGACGCGCTGGAGGACCTGCGCGACGCGGTAGCGCGCGCCGGTTGCGGCACAGACTGCTTCGGTGTGGTGCGCGCCGGCTTTGAGGAGCGCGCCCGCGGACTGAAAACACAGTCCGAAACGGTGCGCGGGCGGCTGGACGCCCTGTTTGCGTTCGCCGAGCAGGCCTACGGCGAGGGGCAAGAAATGCTCATCCTCGTCACCAACCTGACGCTCAGCCCCGACGCCGCACGCTTTATCGCCACCTACGGTTGCGAGCGCTATTACGCGCACAACAAGGAAGCGCTGCTGTTCGAGCGGCAAAACGATATCCTGCTCAAGATGCAGAAGCTGCGGGAAGAGTTCCACACACCGGAAAACGAAGAAACCCTGTGA
- a CDS encoding PLP-dependent aminotransferase family protein, which translates to MLEIVSIQFKKTGKPLYHALADTIENRLRESGAPGGERLPSVRALAGRLGVNNATVVAAYRVLEEKGVAYTRPGSGTYLLPPTVPPPKEDEVADLFGDYTDLSNGRLTLSGEMIDLAGNSPTAEVFPVAEFKEAVNTVLDTDGGYAFSYQESEGYYPLREILASFSQTQYGIRCRPEEILVTSGAQQALDLLSKATLHAGDTVFAEMPSYIGMRSVFTLQGAKLFGIPMEADGLNLDILAYYAQRYRPRLLYTMPVYQTPTGVSLSVEKRRRLLRLAEQYDFYIIEDDLFSDVNLKGERLFPLKAEDTAGRVVYVKSFSKLLMPGIRTGYVIAPAKLLERLSAVKYATDISGSGLIQRALAAYFQSGCWGKNIGQITGAYRKRAAAALARVAAWKPFGVRAGEVKGGFGIWLTLPGDITDREIFYRCKEQHVLVAPGSLFYISPMAGFERHLRISFASAKELDKGLHIVGDCIRATVNQKSGHTIYI; encoded by the coding sequence ATGCTGGAAATTGTATCGATACAATTCAAGAAAACGGGCAAACCGCTTTATCACGCGCTGGCCGACACCATCGAGAACCGGCTGCGGGAAAGCGGCGCCCCGGGCGGCGAGCGCCTGCCGTCGGTGCGCGCGCTGGCCGGGCGGCTCGGGGTGAACAACGCCACCGTGGTGGCCGCCTATCGCGTGTTGGAGGAAAAGGGCGTCGCCTACACCAGGCCGGGCAGCGGCACCTATCTGCTGCCGCCGACGGTTCCGCCGCCCAAAGAGGACGAGGTGGCCGACCTGTTCGGCGACTATACCGACCTGAGCAACGGGCGGCTGACGCTCTCCGGGGAGATGATCGACCTGGCGGGCAATTCCCCCACGGCGGAGGTGTTCCCGGTGGCGGAGTTCAAAGAAGCCGTCAACACGGTGCTGGACACCGACGGCGGTTATGCGTTCTCCTATCAGGAAAGCGAAGGATATTACCCGCTGCGGGAAATTCTGGCATCCTTTTCACAAACACAGTACGGCATCCGCTGCCGTCCGGAGGAAATTCTGGTCACCTCCGGCGCCCAACAGGCGCTGGACCTGCTCTCCAAAGCCACTCTGCACGCGGGAGACACCGTTTTTGCCGAAATGCCGTCCTATATCGGCATGCGTTCGGTTTTCACCTTGCAGGGGGCAAAGCTGTTCGGCATACCCATGGAAGCCGACGGCCTGAATCTGGATATTCTGGCCTATTACGCACAGCGCTACCGCCCACGCCTGCTTTACACCATGCCGGTCTATCAGACGCCCACGGGTGTGAGCCTGTCGGTGGAAAAGCGGAGGCGTCTGCTCCGGCTGGCCGAGCAGTACGATTTCTATATCATCGAGGACGATCTGTTTTCAGACGTGAACCTGAAAGGCGAGCGGCTGTTCCCGCTCAAGGCGGAGGATACGGCGGGGCGGGTGGTCTATGTCAAGAGCTTTTCCAAGCTGCTGATGCCCGGCATCCGCACGGGGTATGTGATCGCGCCCGCGAAGCTGCTCGAGCGTCTCTCCGCCGTCAAATACGCCACCGACATTTCCGGCTCGGGGCTTATCCAGCGGGCGCTTGCGGCTTATTTTCAGTCCGGCTGCTGGGGAAAAAACATCGGGCAGATCACCGGCGCCTACCGGAAGCGGGCGGCCGCCGCGCTGGCACGAGTGGCCGCGTGGAAGCCGTTTGGCGTGCGGGCCGGCGAGGTGAAGGGCGGGTTCGGCATCTGGCTCACGCTGCCGGGGGACATCACCGACCGGGAAATTTTTTACCGCTGCAAGGAGCAGCATGTGCTGGTGGCGCCCGGCAGCCTGTTTTACATCTCGCCGATGGCAGGCTTCGAGCGGCATCTTCGCATCAGCTTCGCGTCCGCAAAAGAGCTGGACAAAGGGCTGCATATCGTCGGAGACTGTATCCGCGCGACGGTCAATCAAAAATCGGGGCATACCATTTATATCTGA
- a CDS encoding Hsp20/alpha crystallin family protein, which produces MLGFSNHRGMVPYEGKGSLFDSFFGEPFFSTVMSGEMKTDIKETDTEYAVSVDIPGVQKQDIAIHYAESGTLTVSVSRSEENKVEKDGYLRHERRVGQSSRAFYLPGVKREGISAKYADGVLNVVLPKSGEQGGDTGIEIQ; this is translated from the coding sequence ATGTTGGGTTTCAGCAATCATCGTGGTATGGTGCCGTATGAAGGCAAAGGCTCATTGTTCGACAGTTTCTTCGGCGAACCGTTCTTCTCCACTGTGATGTCGGGGGAAATGAAGACCGATATCAAGGAAACGGACACGGAATACGCGGTATCGGTGGATATCCCGGGCGTTCAGAAACAGGACATTGCCATCCATTACGCCGAGAGCGGTACATTGACCGTTTCCGTCAGCCGCAGCGAAGAAAATAAAGTCGAAAAGGACGGCTATCTGCGCCATGAGCGTCGGGTGGGCCAGAGCAGCCGCGCGTTTTACCTGCCTGGTGTGAAGCGTGAGGGCATTTCCGCCAAATACGCGGACGGCGTACTCAACGTCGTGTTGCCCAAGAGTGGCGAGCAGGGCGGCGATACCGGCATTGAGATTCAATAA
- the pdxS gene encoding pyridoxal 5'-phosphate synthase lyase subunit PdxS — translation MSDRYELNKNLAQMLKGGVIMDVTTAKEAEIAQAAGAVAVMALERVPSDIRKEGGVARMSDPRIIKEIKNAVTIPVMAKCRIGHLVEAQVLQALGIDYIDESEVLTPADDRFHIDKHAFNIPFVCGARNLGEALRRIGEGAAMIRTKGEAGTGNVVEAVRHMRTITADIRRLQNLPADELMTAAKELGAPYDLVEELAETGKLPVVNFAAGGIATPADAALMMQLGSEGVFVGSGIFKSADPEKRARAIVKATTYYNKPEIIAEVSEDLGEPMKGIDLNTIPEEERLATRGW, via the coding sequence GTGAGTGACCGGTATGAACTGAACAAGAACCTGGCGCAGATGCTCAAGGGCGGCGTCATTATGGACGTGACCACGGCGAAAGAAGCCGAAATCGCGCAGGCCGCGGGCGCGGTAGCCGTGATGGCGCTGGAGCGCGTGCCTTCCGATATCCGCAAGGAGGGCGGCGTGGCCCGCATGTCCGACCCGCGCATCATCAAGGAAATCAAAAATGCGGTGACCATCCCGGTGATGGCCAAATGCCGCATCGGCCATCTGGTGGAGGCGCAGGTTTTGCAGGCGCTGGGCATCGACTATATCGACGAGAGCGAAGTGCTCACCCCTGCCGACGACCGGTTCCACATCGACAAGCACGCGTTTAACATCCCGTTTGTGTGCGGCGCGCGCAACCTGGGCGAGGCCCTGCGGCGCATCGGCGAGGGCGCGGCCATGATCCGCACCAAGGGTGAGGCCGGCACCGGCAACGTGGTGGAAGCCGTGCGCCACATGCGCACCATCACCGCGGACATCCGCCGGCTGCAAAACCTGCCCGCGGACGAACTGATGACGGCGGCCAAAGAACTGGGCGCGCCTTATGACCTGGTGGAGGAGCTTGCCGAGACCGGGAAGCTGCCGGTGGTCAACTTCGCGGCGGGCGGTATCGCCACTCCGGCGGACGCTGCGCTGATGATGCAGCTTGGCAGCGAAGGCGTGTTCGTCGGCTCGGGCATCTTCAAATCCGCCGACCCGGAAAAGCGCGCCCGCGCCATCGTGAAAGCGACCACCTATTACAACAAGCCCGAGATCATCGCGGAAGTCTCCGAAGATCTCGGCGAGCCGATGAAGGGCATCGACCTGAACACCATCCCCGAAGAAGAGCGGCTGGCGACAAGGGGCTGGTGA
- a CDS encoding DUF2201 family putative metallopeptidase — protein sequence MKDEKDASFLDRADPLAREILGLTRSAMFVKLRFLDAALGHLPFARQDDIGRIATDGKHLFYNPRFILQRYEESADRLARDCLHLVFHCVLRHPFFLGQVRPAWWNLAVDIAVENTLNELDVFPTGRVHETAAEQVLTELRGPVRSLSAEGLYRYFAREGLDDDSASRLRQLFYHDDHIGWYARDEREEHTRTGDQNVVEQGQASEQDAGSGGESDAKSENRREKEGAGGGEPGQDKPQPGDGNNADTPSDKTETPSGQAPPSPGGGDPSGDANQSQTENTPGQESGGTGEGNDGQAGGKDGGEEESPMKLPAPREDGLFALWKQISRRMQTDLETTSRRWGEESGSLLQSIRGANRDKCDYSAFLRRFSTRGEQMKVNDDEFDYIFYTHGLERYGNMPLIEPLEYKEVRKVREFVIAIDTSASCSGELVQGFVRKTYSILKQQECFFRRLNIHIIQCDAEIQSDVLITCEADLERYIAEQKLHGFGGTDFRPVFAYIDDLLAKHAFFDLRGLVYFSDGYGVFPLKKPPYDTAFVFLGDDEERKVPSWVIPVRMTEEELYDLVEQPETDAQQNARGGDEKEAAI from the coding sequence ATGAAAGACGAGAAAGACGCATCGTTTCTGGACCGGGCGGACCCGCTGGCCCGCGAGATACTGGGGCTGACACGCAGCGCGATGTTTGTCAAGCTGCGTTTTCTGGACGCGGCGCTCGGGCATCTGCCGTTTGCAAGGCAGGACGACATCGGCCGCATCGCCACCGACGGTAAACACCTGTTCTATAATCCCCGTTTCATTTTGCAGCGGTATGAGGAAAGCGCCGACCGGCTGGCGCGGGACTGTTTGCATCTGGTGTTCCACTGCGTACTGCGCCACCCGTTTTTCCTTGGGCAGGTGCGGCCCGCGTGGTGGAACCTCGCAGTGGACATCGCGGTGGAAAACACACTGAACGAACTGGATGTGTTCCCCACGGGGCGTGTCCATGAAACGGCGGCGGAGCAGGTGCTGACCGAGCTGCGCGGGCCGGTGCGTTCCCTTTCGGCCGAGGGGCTCTATCGTTATTTTGCGCGCGAGGGGCTGGATGACGACAGCGCCTCCCGCCTGCGGCAGTTGTTTTACCACGACGACCACATCGGGTGGTATGCCCGCGACGAGCGGGAGGAGCACACGCGCACCGGCGATCAAAACGTTGTCGAGCAGGGGCAGGCGTCCGAACAGGACGCCGGAAGCGGCGGCGAAAGCGACGCCAAAAGCGAGAACCGCCGCGAAAAAGAGGGTGCGGGCGGCGGCGAACCGGGACAGGATAAACCGCAGCCCGGTGACGGGAACAACGCAGACACCCCCTCCGACAAGACGGAAACCCCAAGCGGGCAGGCACCGCCATCCCCCGGCGGCGGTGATCCGTCGGGCGATGCGAATCAGTCTCAGACAGAAAACACCCCCGGGCAGGAAAGCGGCGGCACCGGCGAGGGCAATGACGGACAGGCGGGCGGCAAGGACGGCGGCGAGGAGGAATCACCCATGAAACTGCCCGCTCCCAGGGAAGACGGCCTGTTCGCGCTCTGGAAACAGATCAGCCGCCGGATGCAGACCGACCTGGAGACCACCTCCCGCCGTTGGGGGGAAGAAAGCGGCAGCCTGCTTCAAAGCATCCGGGGCGCCAACCGGGACAAATGCGATTACAGCGCGTTCCTGCGCCGCTTTTCCACACGCGGCGAGCAGATGAAAGTGAACGACGACGAGTTCGATTACATTTTTTACACCCACGGCCTGGAACGATACGGCAACATGCCGCTCATCGAGCCGCTGGAATACAAGGAAGTCCGCAAGGTACGGGAATTCGTCATTGCCATCGACACGTCGGCGTCCTGCTCGGGGGAGTTGGTGCAGGGCTTTGTGCGCAAGACCTATTCCATCCTCAAGCAGCAGGAATGCTTTTTCCGGCGGCTGAATATCCATATCATCCAGTGCGACGCCGAGATCCAGTCCGATGTCCTTATCACCTGCGAGGCGGATCTCGAACGGTACATCGCGGAGCAGAAGCTGCACGGCTTCGGCGGCACGGATTTTCGTCCCGTGTTCGCCTACATCGACGACCTGCTTGCCAAACATGCGTTTTTCGACCTGCGTGGCCTGGTCTATTTTTCGGACGGCTACGGCGTGTTTCCCCTGAAAAAGCCGCCCTATGACACCGCGTTTGTGTTTCTGGGCGACGACGAGGAGCGAAAGGTGCCCTCTTGGGTCATCCCCGTGCGAATGACGGAGGAAGAACTCTACGACCTGGTCGAACAGCCGGAGACGGATGCGCAACAGAACGCCCGCGGGGGCGATGAAAAAGAGGCAGCGATATGA
- the pdxT gene encoding pyridoxal 5'-phosphate synthase glutaminase subunit PdxT produces MKTVGVLALQGSFREHLAMLAKLNDVTPLAVKNTDDLARVDGLILPGGESTAQGKLLRDFKLLEPLRVRIRDGLPVWGTCAGLILLAKQIEGGEPTHLGVMDIAVRRNAYGGQLDSFTAAAVLPGISPEPFSLVFIRAPWIEQAGAGVEVLARYGEHIIAAKERNMLVTSFHPELTGDMRFHAYFVRQIAG; encoded by the coding sequence ATGAAAACCGTCGGCGTATTGGCTTTGCAAGGCTCGTTCCGCGAGCACCTGGCGATGCTGGCCAAACTGAACGATGTCACGCCCCTGGCCGTAAAGAACACGGACGACCTCGCGCGGGTGGACGGGCTGATTCTGCCCGGCGGCGAGAGCACCGCGCAGGGCAAGCTGCTGCGGGATTTTAAGCTGCTGGAACCGCTGCGGGTGCGCATCCGGGACGGGCTGCCCGTCTGGGGCACCTGCGCGGGACTGATTCTGCTGGCCAAACAGATCGAGGGCGGCGAGCCGACTCATCTGGGCGTGATGGACATCGCCGTGCGGCGCAACGCCTACGGCGGGCAGCTCGACAGCTTCACCGCTGCCGCCGTGCTGCCCGGTATCTCGCCCGAACCGTTCTCGCTGGTGTTTATCCGCGCGCCGTGGATCGAACAGGCAGGCGCGGGAGTGGAGGTGCTGGCGAGGTATGGGGAGCATATCATCGCCGCGAAAGAACGAAACATGCTGGTCACCTCGTTTCACCCGGAACTGACAGGTGACATGCGGTTCCATGCGTATTTTGTCCGGCAGATCGCGGGATAA